A stretch of the Proteus sp. ZN5 genome encodes the following:
- a CDS encoding site-specific integrase codes for MGSNKGINKLSDKALKNLIGKEGDNDKFYADGNGLNIKVTKKGVMTWYFNFRLGGRESTPIKLKLGNYPELSLKTAREKREQCRSWLAEGKDPRHQLYATRQETLKPVTVKDALEYWIKEYAQEKRENVEKHISQLDKHIYPFIGHIPLVECETHYWIECFDRIRKTSPVAAGYIFQMCKQALKFCRVRRYAISNALDDLTINDVGKKQEKRDRVHTNEELGQIFRYSENKKLPEYYRNLLKLLIIFGCRTQELRLSQWGEWDLKNWVWTVPREHSKSDNKIIRPIPNELRLLIQKLYDRNLESGYLLGELKKSATVSQWGRSLWKRLDHKEPWTLHDFRRSLATKLNDLAIAPHVVEQLLGHTMPGVMSIYNRSQYLPEKLVALNIWYEHLQVLSGEFENVVLMKVLSNN; via the coding sequence ATGGGCAGTAATAAAGGTATTAATAAACTGAGTGATAAAGCCCTCAAAAATTTGATAGGAAAAGAAGGGGATAATGATAAGTTTTATGCTGATGGAAATGGGTTAAACATCAAAGTCACTAAAAAGGGTGTTATGACATGGTATTTCAATTTTCGTTTAGGTGGCAGGGAATCTACCCCAATTAAATTAAAATTGGGTAATTACCCTGAGCTCTCTTTAAAAACAGCACGAGAAAAACGAGAACAATGTCGGTCTTGGTTAGCAGAAGGTAAAGATCCTCGCCACCAGCTATATGCAACAAGGCAAGAAACGCTAAAGCCCGTAACAGTAAAAGATGCGCTTGAATATTGGATAAAAGAATATGCTCAAGAAAAAAGAGAGAATGTTGAAAAACACATTTCTCAATTAGATAAGCATATTTACCCTTTTATTGGTCATATACCGTTAGTTGAGTGCGAAACTCATTATTGGATTGAGTGTTTTGATCGCATCAGAAAAACGAGTCCTGTTGCTGCTGGGTATATTTTCCAGATGTGTAAACAAGCACTGAAATTTTGTCGAGTTAGACGTTATGCCATAAGTAATGCTCTAGATGATCTAACAATTAATGATGTTGGAAAAAAACAAGAAAAAAGAGATAGAGTGCACACTAACGAAGAGTTAGGACAAATTTTTCGTTATTCAGAGAACAAAAAATTACCTGAATACTATCGAAATTTACTAAAATTGCTGATTATTTTTGGATGTCGAACACAAGAACTTAGATTATCGCAATGGGGAGAATGGGATTTAAAAAACTGGGTGTGGACTGTTCCGAGAGAACATAGCAAGTCAGATAATAAAATCATTAGACCTATTCCTAATGAGCTAAGATTACTGATTCAAAAACTTTATGATAGGAATTTAGAATCGGGCTATTTACTTGGAGAGTTAAAAAAATCAGCAACAGTTAGCCAATGGGGACGTAGTTTATGGAAAAGACTCGACCATAAAGAGCCATGGACATTACATGATTTTAGACGTTCTTTGGCGACTAAACTGAATGATCTTGCTATCGCACCTCATGTCGTTGAACAATTATTAGGGCATACAATGCCAGGTGTTATGTCGATTTATAACCGAAGCCAATATTTACCCGAAAAGCTGGTGGCATTAAATATTTGGTATGAACATTTGCAAGTTTTGAGTGGTGAATTTGAGAATGTGGTTTTGATGAAGGTATTGAGTAATAATTAG
- a CDS encoding autotransporter outer membrane beta-barrel domain-containing protein encodes MNHVYKLIWCMASNCFIVVSELAKGNKKSISCTKKKSLLAVALISILPVSTSFAVENEVPLNISGKNQQVVNTSKIGNINITNNIAIDKIGNGKHAIEAIIDNATSTGNISIKNTGNLKTNGNHAFGIFAENKDAGNIKIEHSGNISTNGLASHGIYAKSDADGASQKINIDVKKSNIMINDSLATNDNEIAYHVYAEQDNIQSGDVNINVSDSKLSGISGDYGSTAVYIKSKSDKGNLLATLNNTDISLDGFNADGVHLVNLSDTAAGDITIETNSGNIVSKNSEGNVEYNYALFGNQKGKNATGDIRITNNATNITTGSKDNDNGRGAIGIHALFDSQTASGDIVIDNKGNINTLAKGDMNNGIYTNNAGIGNILISNTGNITTNGTASSAIHSQQDNVQAKKDSVNQISNSGKLETLGNYSSGITLIKKNAGKVLVNNEGDAVIKGSFSHGIYLDTQGGDIQVQSSKGDITTSGDTSHGIFVNNKSTADNTLVINNSSNISTTGARTGSNNSAAAIRVTQEGDGKINLTNSGNISTKGIEARNIYINALGNSAVEVNNSGSLTSENSSAVGVYSQGDVLITNSGNISAKNKADSKQEVSGHGIEGISRTGNINIQHLAGDITVENNAQNQQSHGIVAGGGTNTEVARSADILIGSKANIDATQGNSAVFLKTAKEGSVNINQGVTVKGGNDAGVHFEVENGGTGNYVINNAGFISAKSDKAINVVGSDANSQLSLTNSGTLQGVVNANNKTALNLENTGTFLVRNQNNETKNVAISHFNNGTINNTGTIKLLAVDGINNDTTGEYVPHGTLSSANSGIVHGQLLGVKDFNHSGVLDLTGAGLSGNSFVISGGQVAGQNGNGTFTTNGGTLKMATTLNEGGQESRSDVLVVDNLKKGNDSTKIDIVIASGSKEIATKENGIQLVKTLGTQDADAFELAGPVTYGRYEYLLYDGDASGVNDGYYLRNQLKKIDEKIPNPNVGAYLGNQYAAANMFNQNILDRRDNVQAPDQTVWARINYNQVKTDHIRDTQELQIDSTLLQIGADFYRNEEKGRVAGAYVGYGYSDVENRSRLTGTKAEGDVKGVQLGAYYSWMPEKDNGPYVDVWGHFAHYNNKLTGQAQKNQDKKYDSYGFAVSTEGGYSFIVEENDVNKWVFKPHVQLTYNYIDADDFTDHNNTRFSHNKSEGVQTRLGARFYGNKQQPNGLLPFVEANWLYNGMDNEVVLNGDKESSEIGKNIGELKIGLQGNVNDSSSLFIHFNVQKGSHDYQQIGGQIGYNYNW; translated from the coding sequence ATGAACCATGTTTATAAATTAATTTGGTGCATGGCAAGTAATTGCTTTATTGTTGTTTCTGAATTAGCTAAAGGTAACAAAAAAAGCATATCTTGTACCAAAAAAAAATCTCTTTTGGCTGTGGCATTAATTAGTATATTGCCAGTTTCGACTTCTTTTGCAGTTGAAAACGAAGTTCCATTAAATATATCAGGGAAAAACCAACAGGTAGTTAACACATCTAAAATTGGTAATATTAATATTACCAATAACATTGCAATAGACAAAATAGGTAATGGTAAGCATGCGATTGAAGCAATTATTGATAATGCGACATCGACAGGAAATATTTCAATAAAAAACACTGGAAACCTGAAAACAAATGGTAACCATGCTTTTGGTATTTTCGCTGAAAATAAAGATGCGGGTAATATAAAAATTGAACACTCGGGGAATATATCCACAAATGGACTAGCAAGTCATGGTATATATGCCAAAAGTGATGCAGACGGTGCCTCACAAAAAATAAATATTGATGTAAAAAAATCAAACATTATGATTAATGACTCTTTAGCCACTAATGATAATGAAATTGCATATCATGTCTATGCCGAGCAAGATAATATCCAGTCTGGCGATGTTAATATTAATGTTAGCGATAGTAAATTATCAGGTATTAGTGGTGATTATGGTTCTACTGCAGTTTATATTAAATCCAAATCAGATAAAGGTAACCTACTTGCTACATTAAACAATACAGATATTTCATTGGATGGCTTCAATGCGGATGGCGTTCACTTAGTGAATTTAAGTGATACTGCTGCAGGGGACATTACCATAGAAACTAATTCTGGAAATATTGTTAGCAAAAATTCAGAGGGTAACGTTGAATATAATTATGCCCTTTTTGGTAACCAAAAAGGTAAAAATGCCACAGGTGATATTCGTATAACAAATAATGCAACAAATATCACAACAGGAAGTAAAGATAATGATAATGGCCGAGGTGCAATAGGTATACATGCTCTATTCGATAGCCAAACTGCAAGCGGTGATATTGTTATTGATAACAAAGGGAATATTAATACGCTCGCAAAAGGTGATATGAATAATGGCATTTATACAAATAACGCAGGGATAGGTAATATCCTTATAAGTAATACAGGAAACATCACAACGAATGGAACAGCATCAAGTGCAATTCATTCACAGCAAGATAATGTTCAAGCTAAAAAAGACAGTGTGAACCAAATTAGTAACTCTGGGAAATTAGAGACACTGGGGAATTATTCTAGTGGGATTACTTTAATCAAAAAAAATGCAGGAAAAGTACTCGTTAATAATGAAGGGGATGCTGTAATCAAAGGAAGCTTCTCCCATGGCATCTATTTGGATACCCAAGGTGGAGATATCCAAGTTCAGTCATCTAAAGGGGACATTACAACCAGTGGTGATACTTCCCATGGAATTTTTGTAAATAATAAATCAACTGCTGATAATACGTTAGTTATTAATAATAGTTCGAATATTTCAACAACAGGAGCAAGAACAGGCAGTAATAATTCTGCGGCAGCTATCCGTGTAACACAGGAAGGTGATGGAAAAATCAACCTCACTAACTCAGGAAATATTTCAACAAAAGGTATTGAAGCAAGAAATATCTATATTAATGCACTTGGCAATTCAGCTGTTGAAGTAAATAACAGCGGTTCATTAACATCTGAAAATAGCTCGGCAGTAGGTGTTTACAGTCAAGGTGATGTGTTAATCACAAATAGCGGAAATATTTCTGCAAAAAACAAGGCTGATAGTAAGCAAGAAGTCTCAGGCCATGGTATCGAAGGTATTTCAAGAACAGGTAATATTAATATTCAGCATTTAGCTGGAGATATCACTGTTGAAAATAATGCACAAAATCAACAATCTCATGGAATTGTAGCTGGGGGCGGTACAAATACAGAGGTGGCTCGTAGTGCTGATATTCTTATTGGAAGTAAAGCGAATATCGACGCAACACAAGGGAACTCTGCTGTTTTCTTAAAAACAGCTAAAGAAGGTTCGGTCAATATAAACCAAGGAGTCACAGTTAAAGGTGGTAACGATGCTGGTGTTCATTTTGAGGTAGAAAATGGTGGCACTGGTAATTATGTCATCAATAATGCCGGTTTTATTAGTGCAAAAAGTGATAAAGCGATTAATGTGGTTGGCTCTGATGCAAATAGCCAGTTATCTCTAACTAATAGTGGCACTCTCCAAGGTGTTGTGAACGCCAATAATAAAACTGCACTTAATTTAGAAAACACAGGAACCTTTTTAGTTCGCAATCAAAATAATGAAACTAAAAATGTTGCTATTTCTCACTTTAATAATGGCACTATCAATAATACTGGCACGATTAAACTTTTAGCCGTTGATGGTATTAACAACGATACTACAGGGGAATATGTTCCTCATGGCACATTAAGTAGTGCAAATTCTGGAATTGTGCATGGACAATTATTAGGTGTTAAGGATTTCAATCATAGTGGTGTACTTGATTTAACAGGTGCAGGGTTATCGGGTAATAGTTTTGTGATAAGTGGTGGCCAAGTCGCAGGGCAAAATGGAAATGGAACTTTCACAACCAATGGCGGAACCCTAAAAATGGCAACAACCTTGAATGAAGGTGGGCAAGAAAGCCGTAGTGATGTTTTAGTGGTTGATAACCTGAAAAAAGGTAATGACTCTACTAAAATTGACATCGTCATTGCTTCTGGAAGTAAAGAGATCGCCACTAAAGAAAATGGAATTCAACTCGTTAAAACATTAGGGACGCAAGATGCGGATGCATTTGAATTAGCAGGGCCAGTCACTTATGGTCGATATGAATACTTGTTATATGATGGAGATGCATCTGGAGTCAATGATGGTTATTACTTACGTAATCAATTGAAAAAAATAGATGAAAAAATACCTAACCCAAACGTAGGGGCTTATCTAGGTAACCAATACGCAGCTGCGAATATGTTTAATCAAAATATTCTAGATAGGCGTGATAATGTTCAAGCTCCAGACCAAACAGTATGGGCTAGAATTAATTACAATCAGGTTAAAACCGATCATATTCGTGATACTCAAGAGCTCCAGATTGATAGTACCTTGTTACAAATAGGAGCCGATTTCTACCGCAATGAAGAAAAAGGTCGAGTCGCAGGTGCCTATGTTGGTTATGGGTATAGTGATGTAGAAAACCGTTCCCGCTTAACAGGAACAAAGGCTGAGGGTGATGTAAAAGGTGTGCAACTTGGGGCATATTATAGTTGGATGCCAGAAAAAGATAATGGCCCTTATGTGGATGTTTGGGGACATTTTGCCCATTACAACAATAAACTAACGGGACAGGCTCAGAAAAACCAAGATAAAAAATATGATAGCTATGGTTTTGCGGTGTCTACAGAAGGAGGATATTCCTTTATTGTTGAAGAAAATGATGTCAATAAATGGGTATTCAAGCCACATGTACAGTTAACGTATAACTATATTGATGCGGATGACTTTACTGATCATAACAACACTCGTTTTAGTCATAATAAGAGTGAAGGTGTTCAAACTCGGTTAGGTGCTCGTTTTTATGGTAATAAACAGCAACCAAATGGGTTGTTACCATTTGTTGAAGCTAACTGGTTATACAACGGAATGGATAATGAAGTGGTTTTAAATGGTGACAAAGAAAGTAGTGAGATCGGTAAAAATATTGGTGAATTAAAAATAGGCTTACAAGGAAATGTGAATGACTCATCAAGCTTATTTATTCATTTTAATGTTCAAAAAGGTTCACATGATTACCAACAAATAGGTGGGCAAATTGGTTATAACTATAACTGGTAA
- a CDS encoding glycerophosphoryl diester phosphodiesterase — MKIAAHRGFSGKAPENTLAAFKMAIDFGCEWIETDVQLTADHVPVLIHDKTVNRCTNGQGAVRFHTLDDLHRLDAGSWFSSLYQGEKIPSLRQGLQLIKRSGTKLNIELKTWPDDDVERLCLAVSDMIKSADIPNEQILFSSFDTHALIIMKRYLPFIRRGQLWDEIPDNALETLKAIDGFSVHCNYKYLTQEQAQLLKQAGYEIYCYTPNDPEEVKDFEQWGVDMLITDMPDVYQPDVYQIAK, encoded by the coding sequence ATGAAGATAGCTGCTCACCGAGGTTTTTCTGGAAAAGCCCCTGAAAATACACTGGCTGCATTTAAAATGGCGATTGATTTCGGGTGCGAATGGATTGAAACGGATGTGCAATTAACCGCGGATCATGTTCCTGTGCTTATTCATGATAAAACAGTTAATCGTTGCACAAATGGGCAAGGTGCTGTGCGTTTTCATACCTTAGATGATTTACATCGCCTTGATGCAGGCAGTTGGTTTAGTTCACTCTATCAAGGTGAAAAAATTCCTTCTTTAAGACAAGGATTGCAGTTAATTAAGCGTTCAGGAACAAAGCTTAATATTGAGCTGAAAACGTGGCCTGATGATGATGTTGAGCGTTTATGTTTAGCGGTTTCTGACATGATAAAAAGTGCAGATATTCCGAATGAGCAAATTCTATTTTCTTCTTTTGATACACATGCACTTATTATTATGAAACGATATCTACCTTTTATTCGTAGAGGACAATTATGGGATGAGATCCCTGATAATGCGCTAGAAACGTTAAAAGCGATTGATGGTTTTAGTGTGCATTGTAATTACAAATACCTTACGCAAGAACAAGCGCAATTGTTAAAACAAGCAGGCTATGAAATTTATTGTTATACCCCGAATGATCCTGAAGAAGTGAAAGATTTTGAGCAATGGGGTGTTGATATGCTAATTACTGATATGCCTGATGTTTATCAACCGGATGTTTATCAAATAGCAAAATAA
- the ugpB gene encoding sn-glycerol-3-phosphate ABC transporter substrate-binding protein UgpB, with protein MSIKSITGLAVAMALFTSPTHAKTQIEWWHAMGGALGQKVNQIASDFNASQSEYEIKPVYKGTYAETMTSAVASFRAKNQPAIVQVFEVGTASMMGAKKAVFPVYQLMEKTNEPFDPNSYLSTVTGYYTTSDGKMMSLPFNSSTPVLYYNKTLFKKAGIEQPPKTWKEMGVVSQKLLDSGVKCGFTTTWQSWTQIENFGARNNLPIATKNNGFDGFDTTFLFNKAPFVAHIQQMADWSKSGIFKYGGRQSDAMPLFYTQECAMVMESSAGFAGIKENMKGLDIGVSQLPYDDTLVQKPANTIIGGASLWVMSGRPDAEYNGVAKFFTYLSSPEVQADWHQATGYLPVTKAAYALTQQQGFYQQNPGADTAILQMTTSEPTANSKGLRFGNFLQTREIVDEELEKVWSGKQSAQIALDNAVTRGNEQLRRFERTQQ; from the coding sequence ATGTCGATAAAATCAATAACAGGCCTTGCTGTTGCGATGGCGTTATTTACCTCTCCTACACACGCAAAAACACAAATTGAATGGTGGCATGCAATGGGAGGTGCGCTTGGTCAGAAAGTCAATCAAATCGCCTCTGATTTTAACGCCAGTCAATCTGAATATGAGATAAAACCTGTTTATAAAGGTACTTACGCTGAAACGATGACCAGTGCAGTGGCTTCATTTCGCGCTAAAAACCAACCTGCTATTGTGCAAGTATTTGAAGTGGGTACAGCCAGTATGATGGGGGCTAAAAAAGCCGTTTTTCCTGTTTATCAATTAATGGAAAAAACCAACGAGCCTTTTGATCCTAATAGTTATTTATCAACTGTCACGGGTTATTACACCACCAGCGACGGCAAAATGATGTCGTTGCCATTTAATAGTTCAACGCCGGTGCTTTACTACAACAAAACACTCTTTAAAAAAGCAGGCATAGAACAGCCACCTAAGACATGGAAAGAGATGGGAGTCGTGTCTCAAAAACTGCTCGATTCTGGTGTTAAATGTGGATTTACCACCACTTGGCAATCGTGGACACAAATCGAAAACTTTGGTGCTCGCAATAATTTACCTATTGCTACTAAAAATAATGGTTTTGATGGCTTTGATACTACTTTCCTATTTAATAAAGCACCTTTCGTTGCGCATATTCAACAAATGGCAGATTGGTCAAAATCGGGCATATTCAAATATGGCGGACGCCAATCAGATGCAATGCCTCTGTTTTATACCCAAGAGTGTGCAATGGTGATGGAATCATCCGCGGGCTTTGCTGGTATTAAAGAGAACATGAAAGGTCTTGATATTGGTGTTAGCCAATTACCTTACGACGATACTCTTGTACAAAAACCAGCAAATACCATTATTGGCGGAGCATCATTATGGGTTATGTCTGGGCGTCCAGATGCCGAATATAACGGTGTTGCCAAATTTTTCACCTATCTTTCAAGTCCCGAAGTTCAAGCCGATTGGCATCAAGCAACGGGTTACTTGCCGGTCACTAAAGCGGCTTATGCATTAACACAGCAACAGGGTTTTTATCAGCAAAATCCAGGAGCTGACACTGCAATATTACAAATGACAACCTCAGAGCCTACCGCAAACTCTAAAGGATTACGCTTTGGTAATTTCCTACAAACTCGAGAAATTGTTGATGAAGAGTTAGAGAAAGTATGGTCAGGAAAACAGAGTGCTCAAATTGCATTAGATAATGCCGTTACACGTGGAAATGAACAGTTACGCCGTTTTGAACGTACTCAACAATAG
- a CDS encoding DUF3307 domain-containing protein yields the protein MYNFALLISLYIAHITFDFYLQPKAWIEARNTLHYKSKELYLHSLLQGGITFTILVLMTEISFGSIFIYSVIVLITHYLFDLGKSYTDNSLKWFITDQALHLFVITFLWIILIDQNTQIFHDLSFKNINYKYLIVILAYIIILKPISILIYMLLKKWTPVAEEGSTLVSAGQSIGYLERMLILTFILLNQFAAIGFLLAAKSIFRFGELQNDQDKKLTEYVMLGTLISFSISIILGLATTYLVTQLPTGK from the coding sequence ATGTATAATTTCGCACTTCTTATATCTCTCTATATTGCTCATATTACTTTTGATTTTTATTTACAACCTAAAGCATGGATAGAGGCGCGAAATACTCTACATTACAAATCTAAAGAGCTTTACTTGCACTCACTACTGCAAGGTGGGATAACCTTTACTATTCTCGTTTTAATGACAGAGATAAGTTTTGGTTCTATTTTCATTTACAGTGTTATTGTATTAATAACACACTATCTTTTCGATCTTGGAAAATCCTATACTGATAACTCTTTAAAATGGTTTATTACTGATCAAGCTCTTCATTTATTCGTAATTACCTTTTTATGGATAATCTTAATTGATCAAAATACTCAAATATTCCATGATCTTAGTTTTAAAAATATTAACTATAAATATTTGATTGTTATTCTTGCCTACATCATTATTTTAAAGCCGATTTCTATCCTTATTTATATGTTGCTCAAGAAATGGACACCTGTCGCAGAAGAAGGCTCAACGCTCGTTTCTGCTGGCCAATCTATTGGTTACTTGGAAAGAATGCTTATTTTAACCTTCATTCTTTTAAACCAATTTGCAGCAATTGGTTTTTTACTAGCAGCCAAATCTATATTTAGATTTGGTGAGTTACAAAATGACCAAGATAAAAAACTAACAGAATATGTTATGTTAGGTACGCTTATTAGCTTTAGCATCTCCATCATTCTCGGGCTTGCCACGACATACCTAGTAACTCAATTACCCACAGGCAAATGA
- a CDS encoding SMI1/KNR4 family protein produces MLTALNQWLPIPLCPIERGEDKEWPLLDNQYTFPQDYIEFVTKYGSGHIANFITLFNPFSENDYLNFFQQKEAILKDFDSLIQDDPDYYTFHLYPKNNGLLPIGETDNGDTLFWVVSSNNSNLWTMAIIPSRAPEVEFIAENLTGFLEGVLSKRIRCQSFPAGFPSENIAFISNN; encoded by the coding sequence ATGTTAACAGCATTAAATCAGTGGCTACCAATACCTCTATGTCCAATAGAACGAGGAGAAGACAAGGAATGGCCTCTTCTTGATAATCAATACACCTTTCCTCAAGACTATATTGAATTTGTCACGAAATATGGTTCAGGACATATAGCCAATTTCATTACGCTATTTAATCCATTTAGTGAGAATGACTATCTTAATTTCTTTCAGCAAAAAGAGGCAATCCTTAAGGATTTTGATTCATTAATACAGGACGATCCTGATTATTATACTTTTCATCTGTACCCTAAAAATAATGGGCTTTTGCCTATTGGGGAGACAGATAATGGAGATACGCTTTTTTGGGTTGTTTCATCCAATAATAGCAATTTATGGACAATGGCAATTATTCCATCCAGAGCCCCAGAGGTAGAATTTATTGCAGAAAATCTGACAGGGTTTTTAGAAGGCGTGTTATCAAAACGAATTCGTTGTCAGTCATTTCCGGCGGGATTTCCATCAGAGAATATAGCGTTCATTTCAAACAACTGA
- a CDS encoding cyanate transporter gives MTALPRKKTWQIVLTIILVGINLRPFLTGPGPVIDNIIASTGMSYSQVSLLTLLPMLLMGIGALIVPFLQPYIQVRKGLLVAMLMLLMGSFSRAYVSDGNQLLLTALFCGLSVAYIQAVFPGIIKGWFRNRTPIMMGLYSAMLMGGGALGAQLSPLLTANYGHWQSALAWFALPAGFAFISILFSIQNSASSANKISLNTLIWRPRTGLLILGFGCVNAGYASVVTWLAPFYQSLGMPSAQSGSLVAILSLFQASAALIIPFLAAKNHDRRFWLTVTLISQFIGFGAIMTMPMSAPYLWSIFLGCGLGGCFSMMMIVALDHIPDPAQAGALSALMQGGGFIIAAFGPLVAVLLRQPDGSFTYAWAFHAILVIVTIGLFARLNPRHYAKAYPANHPTQ, from the coding sequence ATGACTGCCTTACCAAGAAAAAAAACATGGCAGATTGTCCTCACTATTATTTTAGTTGGGATAAATTTACGCCCTTTCTTAACTGGCCCCGGCCCTGTTATTGACAATATTATTGCCTCAACAGGAATGAGTTATAGCCAAGTCTCTTTACTCACACTATTACCCATGCTTTTAATGGGAATAGGCGCATTAATCGTTCCCTTCTTACAGCCTTATATTCAAGTACGTAAAGGGCTTTTAGTCGCGATGTTAATGCTTCTAATGGGCTCTTTTTCTCGAGCCTATGTTTCTGATGGCAATCAGCTATTACTGACAGCACTCTTTTGTGGTTTAAGCGTCGCCTATATTCAAGCGGTATTTCCCGGCATTATTAAAGGGTGGTTTAGAAATCGAACGCCTATCATGATGGGTTTATATTCCGCAATGCTAATGGGCGGAGGCGCACTTGGGGCGCAATTATCCCCTCTTCTTACTGCGAATTATGGGCATTGGCAAAGCGCTTTAGCGTGGTTTGCTCTCCCTGCAGGATTTGCATTTATCTCTATTCTTTTTTCAATTCAAAACAGTGCCTCATCTGCAAATAAAATATCACTGAATACCTTAATTTGGCGTCCTAGAACAGGATTGCTTATCTTAGGTTTTGGTTGCGTTAATGCAGGTTATGCCTCTGTTGTGACATGGTTAGCGCCGTTCTACCAATCGTTAGGAATGCCAAGCGCCCAAAGTGGCTCACTTGTCGCTATTCTTTCTCTTTTCCAAGCCTCTGCCGCTTTAATTATTCCTTTCTTAGCAGCTAAAAATCACGACAGGCGTTTTTGGCTTACGGTAACATTAATAAGCCAATTTATCGGTTTCGGTGCAATCATGACTATGCCAATGAGTGCCCCTTATCTTTGGAGTATTTTCTTAGGCTGTGGTTTGGGGGGATGTTTTTCCATGATGATGATTGTCGCTCTCGATCATATTCCTGATCCGGCGCAAGCTGGTGCTCTGTCAGCATTAATGCAAGGTGGTGGCTTTATTATTGCAGCTTTCGGTCCATTAGTTGCAGTGCTATTACGCCAGCCAGATGGAAGCTTTACTTATGCATGGGCATTTCATGCCATTTTAGTGATTGTGACTATAGGATTATTTGCACGATTAAATCCTCGTCATTATGCGAAAGCCTATCCCGCTAATCATCCTACTCAATAA
- a CDS encoding carbamate kinase family protein — MKELVVVAIGGNSIIKDNASQSIAHQEQAVQEVAAHISDMVAEGYNIVLTHGNGPQVGLDLRRAEVAHVQEGLPLTPLANCVADTQGGIGYLIQQALTNKLRVQQNKQAITLITQVEVDKNDPNFVSPTKPIGAFFSEKEMVQLKQENPQWHFVEDSGRGYRRVVASPIPQHVIESKAIKSLSECGYVVIAVGGGGIPVIKNEHGNYQSVDAVIDKDLSSTLLAKELHADVLIITTGVEKVCIHFGKPEQKALGETSVEEMTQYMHEGHFPPGSMLPKIEASLSFLAAGGKRVIITTPEKLASALKGETGTHIVA; from the coding sequence ATGAAAGAACTCGTTGTTGTTGCCATTGGAGGCAACAGTATTATTAAAGACAATGCTAGCCAGTCTATCGCTCATCAAGAACAAGCAGTACAAGAGGTTGCAGCCCATATTAGTGATATGGTGGCTGAAGGGTATAATATTGTTTTAACACATGGTAACGGACCACAAGTGGGGCTTGATTTACGCCGCGCTGAAGTGGCGCATGTGCAAGAAGGTTTACCGTTAACACCATTAGCAAACTGTGTTGCAGATACACAAGGCGGTATTGGTTATTTAATACAACAAGCGTTAACGAATAAGCTTCGTGTCCAACAAAATAAACAAGCGATCACCCTTATCACACAAGTTGAAGTCGATAAAAACGATCCAAATTTTGTTTCTCCAACAAAACCTATTGGTGCATTTTTCTCAGAAAAAGAGATGGTGCAATTAAAGCAAGAAAATCCTCAATGGCATTTCGTTGAAGATTCGGGTCGTGGTTATCGCCGTGTTGTTGCTTCTCCAATCCCACAACATGTTATTGAATCTAAGGCAATTAAATCACTGTCAGAATGCGGCTATGTTGTGATTGCCGTAGGTGGTGGTGGTATTCCTGTTATCAAAAATGAACATGGCAATTACCAAAGTGTTGATGCGGTTATTGATAAAGATCTGTCATCGACATTGCTCGCAAAAGAATTACATGCAGATGTTCTTATCATCACAACGGGCGTTGAAAAAGTTTGTATTCATTTCGGCAAACCAGAACAGAAAGCATTAGGCGAAACGTCGGTTGAAGAAATGACACAATATATGCATGAAGGGCATTTCCCTCCGGGCAGTATGCTTCCTAAAATTGAAGCCAGCCTCTCATTTTTAGCTGCTGGTGGAAAAAGAGTAATTATTACAACGCCAGAAAAATTGGCTTCAGCCTTAAAAGGTGAAACCGGAACACATATCGTTGCTTAA